The nucleotide window TTGGTACTTGAAGGCATCGGCATCCTCATCGGCCCGGCACCTGCATTTATCAAGCACATCCTCGGAATCCGCTAAAGCGGTCTTTTAAAGCAGCGCCTCACAGGTGTCGTAAGCTTCTTTCGCCGTAGCGACAATGGCGCTGTGCCCCTTAGGGAGAGCGGGTCGATCGACCACGATGACATCCACTCCCAGTTCTCGGGCGGCCACCAACTTGTTGTAGGTAGGCCCGCCCGAGTTTTTTGTCACCACGACATCAATCTGGTTGTCGATCAGAAGCTTCTTCTCGGAGTCAAGGTCGAAAGGCCCACGGCTGAGAAGAATGCGATGGCGCGACGGCAGCTCCACACTGGGCTCCTCCACACACCTGATGACATACAGCGCGTGAGGATCCTGGGCGAAAGGAGCCAACTGTTGACGCCCAATAGCCAGAAACACGTGACCGTACCGGCAGGCACGCTGGGCAGCCTCGTGCATCGAGGACACGTGGGTCCACCTGTCCCCCGGCTGCTCCTCCCACTGCGGACGCTGCAGCCGAACCAGCGGAACACCCGTTGCCCTACACGCTTCCGCCGCAGATAGGCTGATTTTCTCTGCGAAAGGATGGGTGGCATCAACCACCACGTCAACACCATTGTCGACGATCCAGCGGGCAAGACCCGCAGGCCCACCGAACCCGCCGATGCGCACTTGGCCGACGGGCAAACGCGGCGTCGACACCCTGCCTGCCAACGATGATGTCACCGTCCATCCGGCGTCACGCAGCAATCGGGCTAAGTCGCGAGACTCCCCCGTGCCACCCAAAATAAGCGCTGTTGGCTGCATGACCCGAGCCGGCCCCCGGCGCGGCCGCGTGTTCCCGACGCCTACTGCACACATGGGATGGTTCGGCCGTGCTCGTCGCGGGGGCGGTCATCGGAATAGAGGTAACTATCGGGAAAACCCGATGCCCCCAAAACCTGCCCCACAATGATGATCGCTGTGCGGGTGATGCCAGCGTCGATGGTTTGCTGCGCGATAGTCTGCAGCGTGCCGCGAATGATCTGCTCCTCCGGGCGAGAAGCGAACGCCACCACAGCCGCCGGGCAATCCACGCCGTAGTTATCCACCAACTCCGAGACCACACGCTCGATGTCGTGCGCCGCCAGATGAATGCACAGCGTGGCTTTGGAAGCACCAAGGGTGGCTAAATCTTCCCCCTCCGGCATGGCGGACGCCCGCCCACTGACCCGGGTGAGGATGACCGTCTGCCCCACCGTAGGCACCGTCAATTCGTGACCCAGGACTGCCGCAGCCGCAGAAAAAGACGCCACACCGGGGACGATCTCGTAATCGATCCCCAATGCAGTAAGGCGGCGTGCCTGTTCCGCGAGAGCCGAATACACACTTGGATCCCCGGATTGTAGACGTGCGACATCGTGCCCCGCGGCGTCAGCACGCGCAATAATCTCCGTAATCTCGTCCAGCGGCATCCGGGCGGTGTTGATGACCTCGGCGTCTTCGGGGCAGCCCTCCAGCACTTCCGGGGGGACGATGCTGCCGGCGTACAGGCACACGCGACAGGAGCGAATCAGTCGGTCCGCACGCAGGGTGAGCAGGTCAGCGGCGCCGGGGCCGGCTCCAATAAAAAATACTGTCATGAGTGGGCGAGTCCTTTGTAAACGAGCGTGCTAGGAAGAGATGTTTTTGGTGGCGCGCCATTGCGTAATGGGCAGTGCCGGTTTGAGTGCGGTAAAGCTACCGATCTGTTTTTCGTTCGAGACTTCGAAGCGGTGCATGCTGCCACCGTAGCGTGCTTGGAGGGCGAAGAGGTGTTGTTCGCTTTGCACGGTCACAGCGTTGATGACGATCCGCCCGCCGGGTTTCAACCTGAGCCAGGCTTGTTCGAAGCTTGCTTCGAGGCCTCCGCCGATGAAGATGACGTCGGGGTCGGGGGCGTCGCAGAAGCAGTCCGGGGCGGTGCCTAGGATGCTGAGCGGCACCCCGAGGTGTGCTGCGTTGCGTTCGATTCGTGCGCGTCGCTCGGCGTTGCTTTCAAAACACCATGCGCGCTGCTTGAGGCCTCGGAGTGCACCGGGGTTACGGGATTGAGCGCGTTGCCATTCGATGGCGATCGAGCCTGAACCTCCACCGACGTCCCATAGCGTTTCCCCCGGTTGGGGTGCCAGCGCTCCCAGGGTGATGGCGCGGATATCCTGCTTGGTTAGCTGCCCATCGGACTCGAATGCTTCATCGGGGAGTCCAGGTGTGAGTGTTGACGTCGCGGGGCGCGCTGTGGTCGTGTCGATGGCGAGGATGTGCAGGTTGTCTGCGACTGGCGGAGCGGTGGCGTCTCCGCGGGTGATGGCGCGCTGGGGCGTGCCGAGGTTGCTCAGCGCAGTGATCGTGATGTTGGCGGGGTCGATGCTGTCGGATGAGAGGTGGTGGAGGTAGCTTGCAACTGTTGCCGGGGTGGAGCTATCACGGCCTAACACCAGTACACGCGGGGACTGTTCGATGGCTAGGCCGATGGAGTTAATGTCGGCGGACATGAGGCTGACCACAGGTGTGGAATCGAGAGCCCAGCCGAGTTCTGAGCAAGCAAGAGAGGCGCTGCTCGGTGCCGGATGTACATGTGCATCGACGCCGTGGCGCCTGAGTGTGCTGGCGATCCCGTGGTAGTTTGGGTCGCCACTGGCTAGAACCACCACCTGTTGTCCACGGTATCGATCGATGAGCTCGGGCAATGCCGGAACCAGCGGACTGGGCCATGGCTGGGTGACCACGGCGTCGGACAGTTCGTCTGCGACGTGGCTGAGCATGTCCAGTTGGCGCTGCCCACCGAGGACAACAGTGGCCTGGCCCAGCAGCGTGCGGATGTGCGCGGCGTCAAGATCCCGACCGTCATGGACGCCGACGATTGCCCAGCTGGCGGATGCTGCGGATGCTTCTGTGTGTGCGTTGGGTACGATGGTTGCCTTGGTGCTACTGTCCCCGCCGCTGTGCTTGTCGTTGCCGGGCACGAGGCTGCGCGGTTGGTTGTTGAAGGTGTCGCACCCATCGGCGGTCACGCACGCAATGTCTTCGATGCGTGCCCCCCACCGGTCGGTGTAAAACCCGGGTTCGATGGAGAAAGTCATGCCCTCGCGCAGCACCAGATCGTTTCCGGCGATGATGAAGGGCTCTTCGTGGGTGCTCAGCCCGATACCGTGCCCGGTGCGGTGGGTGAAGTACTCCCCCAGACCGGCTTCGGTGAGTACCTGTCGGGCCGCAGCGTCTACCTGCGCTGCCGTGACGCCGGGGCGCACTATGGCCCTAGCTGCTGCTTGTGCACGTTCAAGCACTGCGTAGGCCGCGAGAAATTCAGGATCAACGCAGCTATCAACGCCGCTATCGCCAGCGACATAGTAGGTGCGGGTGCAATCGGAGTGGTAGCCGCCGGCAAAGGTGCCCCCGATGTCGATGACTACCGGGTCGCCTGCTTGCAGCACGCGGTCGGAGAAGCTGTGGTGGGGGTTACCGCCGTTGGGTCCGCTTCCGACGATGATGAAGTCCACGCTGTCGTGCTCGGCCAAGATGAGCTTTTCTAGTTCTGCCGCGACCTCTGCTTCGGTGCGGCCGGCAATCAAAAGCGCGGGTACGTGGGCGTGCACTGCGTCGATAGCTTGGCCGGCGGCACGCAGTGCGCCCAGCTCCGAGGCGTCTTTGACCATAAACATCTCGGCAAGAGTGTGTGTCGCAAGCACCCATTGTGGTGCGCTGTAGCCCGTGAGTTGCTGGATCCCGGTTGTCAGGGCGACGATGTGGTCGGCCGTCAGCGATGAACTCACCGCGATGTCGAGCGGGGTGTCGGTCTCTGCTGCCTGGGCATGAGCGCCGGCTACAAGGTGACCGATGGCGATAGCGTAGGGGTCTTCGCCGTCTTTCCATGAGCGCACATCTGCGACTTCAGACAGCGCTGGATCGATCGTGGTTGCGCTGCCCAAATCCACCGTAGGGACGATCAGCAGTGGCTTGCGATGAGGGTGGTTTGAGTCGGGGATGACCAGAGCGGAGAATCGTTCGTGGGTGGATAGGCCGATGCCGAGGTATTCCAGCTCCGGGCCGCCTGCGATGATCAGCGGCTGCGTGCTGCGGGTGTGCTGGATTCGGTGGAGCCGATCCGGATAAACATGCATGCTCTTAATGCTACTGTGATCGGCTTGCCTACAGTGCGACGACGCCGCGTCGGATGGCGTCTACTGCTTGTCGTGCGGGCTCGCGCAGGCTGTCGAAGGCCGCCATTTGTTCAAGCAGGTCAACAACGCGCAGTGCTTGACGCACGAAGTCGCCGGCGGTCATCTCCGCTCCACATTCTGCGGCAGCTTGGAGGCAATAATCCAAGGGGGCACCTGCGGTCCACTGGTGCATGGCCAGAGCGAATGATGGTTCGGGTTCGCGAGTGGGTTTCAAGCCGAGGCGCTGTTCGTCGTAGACGAGCTCCTCCCAGATACGGAACACATGGGAGATGGCGGTGTTGATCGCCGGAGTTGCAGCCTGTGCCCTTCCGCGGGTCTCGCGTCGTTTTTCAAATACGCAGACGCTGGCCAGTGCGGCCAATTCGGCAGGGTCGAGGGGATCGAAAATCCCGCGACGGATGCATTGGACGATCAGCAGATCGGATTCGCTGTGAATCCGGGCGAGCATGTGGCCCTCTTCGGTGACGATCGGGCCGGCGTCCTCCCCGGCTGCTCCAGTTGGCGAATCTTCGTCATGTTCCGGGTAGCTGACGTAGCCCCAGTGCTCGAGCAGCTCAAGGATCGCATCGAACGTGCGGCCAAGTCCGTTGTGGGCTTCGGAGACCTGCTCTTCAAGCCAGGCGACTTCCCTATCGGCCTTCGCGGCTTTTTGTGCTGCGCGTAGTGCTGGTTCCAGGCCGGGCATGTTGTGCACTGGGTGCGCGCGCAAGGCCTCTCTGAGGGCCGTTAGTTTGGCAGACTTTGGGGCCTTAAGCTTGTTGAGTTTGGGCCGTGGGTATTTAGTTCGCGCGAAGTGTTTGATGATGGAGCCTTTGCGGCGCCGCGGGTTGTTCAGCACTTCCGGTGCGACGCTCATGGCGCCGACGATCCGCGGGGCGATGGGGAAATGCTCCGCGACGACCGATCCGACCCATCCGTCTTCGGTGATGATCATGATCTCGGGGTCGCGCTGGGAACGTGGGCGGCGAACAACAACGCCAAGCATGCTGCCTTTTTTGACCGGCAGGGCGATGACGTCGCCGATGTCCGCGTGGGAGAGGATCTTTGCGGCTTCTGCCTTGCGAGAGCGCGCAGAGTCTTTGGCCAGGGTGCGCTCCATAGTGGAGATCTCTTGGCGCAGTTGCGCGTAGGCCTCCAATTGCTCGACCGTGGGGGCCTGCGCATCGCCTTGGTAATGTGCATCATCCTCGGCTTGGCTGGATGCACGGCGAAGCAAACGTTCGAACTCCGCTTGCGCGCGCGCCTTTTTCGCCTTAGCCTGCTCGATTCTGCGGGCCTTGTCGACCACGCTGCCGTCGATTTGGTACTGGGCGAAGGATTGCTCGATAAGCCCGCGGGCATGAACATATCCAATCGTGTTGATCAGGTTGACGCTCATGTTGTAGCCGGGGGTGAACGTCGATTCCAGCGGATAGGTGCGTGTGGATGCTAGACCTGCGACGGAGGTGGGATCTTGGCGGGGATGCCACATCACCACAGCATTGCCGATGGTGTCGATTCCACGACGACCCGCACGGCCGGTTAGCTGCGTGTACTGGGCTGGTGTGAGCTCCACGTGGGAATCACCGTTGAATTTGGTGAGTTTTTCGATGACGACGGTGCGCGCCGGCATGTTGATACCCAACGCGAGGGTCTCGGTTGCGAAAACAACCTTGACTAGTCCGCGCACAAAGAGCTTTTCCACGATGTGTTTGAATGCCGGAAGCATGCCTGCGTGGTGGGCGGCGAAGCCCCGCATGAGTGCCTGCCGCAGTCGTGGAAAGTTGAGAACCTTGAGATCCGCGGTGTCAATATCCTCGATACCTTCGTCGATGATCGTCGCGATCTGTGCTGCTTCTTCCTTGCTTGTCAGGGAGATTTTTGAACGCAGGCAATCGAAAAGAGCATCATCGCAGCCGGCGCGGGAGAAGATGAAGTCGATGGCCGGCAGCATGCCCATCTCCCCCAGCACACGGATCATCGCGGGGCGGTTAACCCGGGAGGAACCGTGGAGGCTGCGCAATTGTGGGTTGGGTTCCCCCTTGGAAAACATGGGGTAGATTTTCTGCCCGGCCATCATCCATTGATCCAGCGGCACGGGTCGGTTGTCAGTGACGACCACGCGGGTGTCGCCGCGGACAGTGCGCAGCCAGTCGCCGAACTCCTCTGAGTTGCTGACTGTGGCTGACAGCCCGATGATCTGCACGGTGTCGGGAAGGTTGAGGATGACTTCCTCCCAGACCGCACCGCGCGAGGGGTCCGCGAGGTAGTGGATTTCGTCCATCACCACGAAGCCAAGGCGCTCGAGGGTGGGTGAGCCCGCATAGAGCATGTTGCGCAGGACTTCGGTGGTCATGACGACAATGTCGGCGTCGGGGTTGATGGAGACGTCCCCGGTGAGCAACCCAACCTCGCCGTAGGCTTGGAGGTCGTGAAATTTTTGGTTGCTCAGAGCCTTGATGGGCGTGGTGTAGATGCAGCGTACGCCTTGTTCTTTGGCAAGTGCGACGGCGAATTCTCCGACGATGGTTTTGCCGGCGCCGGTGGGGGCACAGACGAGCACGCCGCGGCCCTCTTCAAGCGCCTGACAGCCTTCAATTTGGAACGGGTCGAGTTCAAAACTGAGGGACTGTTGGAAGCGTTGAAAAGCCGTGGATTGGCTAGACCCCACGGATCGGTTGTCGTGATCGTTGGGGTCTGTGTGGGCGGTGATGCTCATAGACCTTAGGTTGCGTCGAAGTTGATGTCGGAGGGTGCTTCGATTGTTGACGCCGCGTCGTCGTCGGTGTCCATCCATTCTGGGCGGTTGTCAGCGCGTCTGCGGTCGTTGAATCGGCAGAATTGCAGTGATACTTCCATCAGTATTGACAGTGCGACGCCGAGGCCGAACAAGCCGAACGGGTCCTGGCCTGGGGTAATGAATGCTGCGAGTACGAAGATCGCGAGGATCATCACGCGGCGCTTGCCTTTGAGCATGCTGTAGCGCAGCACCCCAACCAAGTTGAGCATGACAACTACGAGAGGCAACTCGAAGCTGAACCCAAACAGGATGAGCATTTGGAGCAGGAAGTTGAAGTATTCCCGACCGGTGAGTGCCGCGACTTGGGTTTCCTCGCCGATTCCGGTGAGGAAGTTCAGGCCTAGGGGGATGCAGACGTAGGCGAGGATGGTGCCTGCGACGAACAGCACCACGCCGAGGCTGATGAACAGCAGCGTGAAGCGGCGTTCTTTTTTCTCAAGCCCTGGTGTGACGAAGCCCCAGAATTGGCCGAGCCACACGGGGCAGGACAGTACGGTGCCGGCTAGTGCGCCCACTTTGAGGCGCAGGAGGAACATTTCGAAGGGGGACGTTGCCAGCAGGCGGCATTCGTCTTCGGGGCCAAAACTGAGGCGTTTTGCGGGGTCGATATCGCAGTAGGGCGTGCGAAGGAGTTCACCGAGGGACGGGATGGGGCCGACGTTGGTGCCGTACCAGATGTATCCGAGGACGGTTCCTGCGGCGAGCGCGATGAGCGACACTATGAGGCGCGCACGAAACTCCTGGATGTGCTCCAGGAGTGGCATGTTGCCTTCGGGGTTTTTCTTAGCCACGGGGCAAAACGTCTGGGTTTATGCCTGACCCTGCGGGGGCTGGGGGTTGACCGGGTTAGTGGTGGGTTGAACGGGCTGCTCCACGGGTTGTGCCTGTTGAACGGGTTGGCCTTGCTGCATTGGCTGGGGCTGTTGCACGGGCTGCTGCAGCTGGGCGGGGTGGGAGGCGGGAAGTTGGTTGGGGTTGTTGTCCTCGCTCATTTCCTTTATTTCGGATTTGAAGATGCGCATGGAACGTCCAACGGAGCGTGCAGCTTCGGGAAGTTTCGTGGATCCGAACAGAAGGATCACTAGGAAAAGAATGCCAATTACTTCGGGCCAGCCGATGCTCATGTGTACTCCAAGGGGTTTATCTGGGGTTGCTACGTGAGGTTCACGTTGCCTTCGAAGCCTCTAGTGTACGCCTTTAGTGCGGTGTGGGCATGTTCTAGGACTTGGCGTCGTGCGGTGTCGGGTGCGTAGACGCGGGCCTGTCCCCCGCTGCGCAGAATAAAGCGGGTGAGCCATTGTTGTTCTGTGTAGTTTATGCGCGCGCAGTGCAGCGTGCTGCCGTCTGGGGCGCTGGTGGTTTGCCCGGTGAGGTTCATGGGCACAAAGTCTGCGATCCATGTGTAGGAGTCCTCGATGAGGCAGTGCGCGATGGTGGGCCATAGCTGCTCGCTGTGCTCGAATCCGAAGGGCCGTGCGGGGTCGAAGGCGGTTGTAGCACCAATGACGCCGCGGTCGATTGGGTTGGCACCCACCTGCGCGTGTGACATGCGGGAGATGCGGAACGTCCGGGTGTCCGCGACGTCATAATCCCATGCGCGAACGTAGGCTGCCCCGTCGACTGCGAACAGGTGTAGTGGGGCGAGTCGGCGGGCAGTGGTGGTGTCTTTGGATGCTGAATAGTAGTCGCATTCGAGGTCATAGCCGGTGTCGAGGGCGTCGCGGACGATGTTGAGTGTGGCGAGGTCTCGGGCGTCGTCGGCGTCGTTCGTGGATGACCCCCGGCGGTCGAGGATGGTCGCCAAGGGTTGTTCCCAGTCGGCGACGGCGCGGATTTTTGTGGCTGCGCTGCGTATTGCGGCTGTGTCTCCGCTGAGTTCGGACAGTTGGTCGAGCGCTAGTAGCAGTGCTGCTGCTTCTGTTCGGGTGAGTCTCAGGGGCCGGTTCATTCCTTGGTCGTCTGTGATGGTCACGCGGCGGAATGTTGGTTGTTCCATGTCGATGAGTTCGACGGGGCCCGGGCCGCAGCACCAGAGCCGTTCGAGGCCTGTGACGACTTGTTGTGGTGTCATGCCGAGGTCGCGGGCCGCTTCGAAAGCGGTGGCTTGGGGGTGCGCATCGAAGTAAGGCAGCAGGCTGAGCATGCGGACGATGTCGGAGAGCCTCTCCCCCACTTTTGATTGTTGCGGTGCGCGCGCTTCTAGTGATGACGCCGCGTTTGTACAGGGGGCGTCGAGGGGTTCGGCGTGGGCGTCGGCGACGGCTTGGAGCATGGTGCGCATGTGCTCGCGCAATTCGGGTGGGTCGATGATTTCGACGCTGGTGCAGTACGCGAGGGCTTGTTCGCACAGCCATACGCGGTCCGCGCCGCGTACCGTCCAGGTGGAAAAACCTTCGGGGCTGTGATCGTCGGCTTTGTTGCTGCGCTGTGCCCAGCGGGTGAGATCGGCGGCTGTACCGTCGCGCACCACGAGTGTTGCATCGACGATGCTCATGTGTGTTCTCAAGGTCGAATCGACGATCCACGCGAGTTTTGCGGAGGGATCGATGGCGACTCCCGGTGGGGTGAAACCTTCGGCGGCATCGAGCGTATGGGTGATGGGGCCCTCGATTGTTACGTCGGTGACCCGGGTGGCGCGGAAACTACGGGGTGCGTCGCGGTCGAGGTCGAAGCCCACCATGTAGAGCCTTTGTCTGTGGCTCACCAGGCCCCAAGGATCGAGCCGGCGGCGGCTGCCACGGTGGTCGAAGCTAATTGAGTTAGCGCTGCGTGTTGCCTGGAGGAAACGGTCGAGTGTTGTGGGGCTGAGTTTTCCGGCATCGCCCATCGCCCCGACCCCGGGCTGTGCGTCGGCACGGGCGGCGCCGGCGGAGGCAAGTTTGGTCCAGCCGGAACGCGCGAAGGCTGACAGTTCTCCCGCCACTCCCATCCCGCCGGCCAGGGCTAGAACGCGGGCTTCTTCGGGGCTGAGCTCTAGCGGTGGTAGCTCGTAGGAATCCTTGTGCACGCTGTAGAGGGTTCCTTGAGCACTGCTGCGACTATCGATGGGAACACCGATTTTAAGCAGCACGTTTCGGTCCCGCTTGAACATTTTCTGGAAGGCCTCGTCGCTTTTGCCCTGGTAGCCGGCCACGTTGCGGCGCACCCAGTCGGCGCTGACATACTGGCCGTTTGCGCCTAGCAGAGCAAAAGTCAGATTAGTGAGGCGTTCGGCGAAACGATCTTGTTCAGCCATGTGACTCCGGCGCACGCATGTAGTCAATCAGAGCGTCGACATCGGCGTTGTCGTTGGCGAAGGGATCGCCCAGTTCAATACCTTTGGGCTCAGGCCGTGTGACCTTGAGGCGCATCCATTCAACGCCCACCGCGGCGTCATACTCTACGGCAGCGTGCAGGAAACGGCTACGTAAATGGGCGCGCGTGGTTATGGGGCCGTAGGTTTTCGCCCTGTCGACCTCATGCGGGTCGGTGAGTCGACGGATTCTCCCCTTAGATTCGAGCACCCTGGCCAGGCCCCTGCCAGGGCGGATGTCGTGGTAGCGCAGGTCGATCTGCTTGAGCTGGGGATGGGTGAAGTCCTCTGGATGTAGACCCAGCTTGTTCTGGTATGCACGGATCACGCTGAGTTTGATTACCCAATCAATCTCGGTGTCGATGGTGCTGTAGTCGCCACTGTCGATCGCATCGAGGGTGCGCCCCCACAGATCCAAGCAGTAGGCGTAAAGGGGCTCAGGCGAGTGCGTCTGATGCTCACGTGATGCAACCTGCACGCCTTGTGCGTTGTCGTTGAAGAAGGCGCGCGCGGCGTCATAGTAATAACGCTGAACCTCGAGTCCGAGACGCGGGTTGCGTGCGATATCTTTGATTGCGCCGTTATCTAGCTCAAAGTTGCGGGGTGACCAGCCGGATTCGAGCATCTCCAGCACCATCAGAGTGGAGCAGATCTTCAGGGCGGTCGTGGGCTCAGCCATCGTGGAATCGCCGACGATCACGTGCAAACGCCGGTAGAGATGCGAGTCAGCGTGGGGTTCGTCGCGGGTGTTGATCATTGGCCGCGAACGGGTGGTTGCCGAGGAAACCCCATCCCACACGTGGTCTGCGCGCTGGGACAACAGGTATTCATAGGTGTGCTCGCCGCGCGCGCCCGGCAGAGGGGTGCTAATCATGCCGGCGCCGGCAATCAGCTGGCGGGTTACCAGGAACGGCAGCAGCGTTGTGCCCAGGGTTTTGAGTACGTGCATGCGGCTGACGAGGTAGTTTTCATGGCAGCCATAAGAGTTGCCAACAGAGTCAACGTTGTTTCGAAACAGCAGCACCTGGCCGTCTAGGCCGCCGGCGTGCAGCCGCTGTTCCGCCTCCAATGAGAGGTCGTTGAAGAGCTCGTCGCCGGCGCGATCATAGACCAGCAACTGGGCGACGCTGTCGCACTCAGGGGTGGCGTACTCGGGGTGGCTGCCGACGTCGAGGTAGAGGCGCGCCCCGTTGAGCGCGAAAATATTGGAGCTCGCATGCTGCTCCACAACCGGTCGGAAGAGTGTGCGTGCTACCTCGTCTGGCCCCATACGGGCGCTTGTGGGGTCGGCAGGGGTGTGGAGAATTCCGTATTCGGTCTCCACACCCATGATGCGCCGGTGCATGGCTACTGGCCGCCTTTTTGCACGAAGGAACGGACAAACTCCTCAGCGTTGGTCTCGAGGAGATCGTCGATGTCGTCCAAGATGTCGTCCACACCTTGGGTGGAAAAATTAGCCTGGACCTGACCTGCAGTGGCCTCGGCGTCGTCACCGTTGGGCAGGCCGCCGCCGTGGATCTGTTTGGTGCTCATAGTGTCGTATCCTAGGACGCCCCCGAAGTGTGTGGCGCCCAACACGCCCCAAATGGGGGCTTAAATGAGTATTGGCTACGCTTTTTATCTTAGGCTGGGTTATAGTGCTGCCTGTGAAAAAATTTGCTTTGTTAACAGGCCTTTCTCTGGCCCTCACAACCGGCGCTCCCCTTCTGGCCCCGACCGTCATCATGCCGGCTGCCTACGCCGATCAGACTGAGACCATTGGTATCACCCCTACCGATGGTGCCAAGCAGGAATACGACGCTGACCACCTGGCGCTCGAATGGGGAATCCGCTCCAGCTTTAATAACTACGTCGGCGGATCCACCCATATTTTCGATGGTGCCAAGGCATCGGGTAAGAGCTACCTGTGGCCCTACTTGGGTACCGATAAGAATGAGGATGGCTCCGTCAGTATTAATTACGGCGGCACCGTGAACTTCATGAAGTATTGCGCGGATCCGGAAGATCCTCAGCGAGGTGCCTGCCAGTTGGACTTGACCTTGTCCAACCCCACCATCAAGACAGTTCCGGGGACCGGCAAGGGCATGCTGTCGGTGGTCGTCCACACTATCGACTACGCCACTAAGCAGTGGAGTGGCCCGGAGCGCATTGACTTCGCGGTGGTGGATTTTGACGCCGGTCGATTCAACCAGGGCAAGACTGCCGACGCTGAGCTCGGGGAGGTCACCTCGTGGCGCGGTGTGGCGGGTGCACTGACCGCGGCCGGTAACCAGGCATTCTCCAATTTCTATGCCGAGCATGGTTTCGTTAACTCCCTGAGCTTCAGCTACCCGGGCAAGGATGCTCTGGAGGGGACCCCGGACGGCTACACCGTCTCCACGGTTGCTGACACCACCATTGACTTCAACGGTGCGAAGAAAATCTTGCAGCTCAAAGATGGAAACCTTTTTGTTGTGACCAGCGACTGGGGCACCACTAAGGGGGTCGTCGCATCTCCGGACCTTCGCACTATCTCCGAAGGCTTCGACGTGCCCTTTGATAGCTCCAATAATGTCGTCGTTGATACCTCAAGCGGCGACGTCATCTGGATCAAGGATGGCACGGTGTATGCCGCGCCTGTCAGTAGCGCTGGGGTTGGAGCAGCGCGTGAGCTCGCCTCTTACCCCGGTACCGCGACTGCCTTTGCTAGTACTCCGGCCGGAACCTACGGGATTCTCAGCCTTGATGGTAGCGATGCGAAGTTCACCACCGTGACCTCTT belongs to Corynebacterium argentoratense DSM 44202 and includes:
- a CDS encoding helix-turn-helix transcriptional regulator; its protein translation is MAEQDRFAERLTNLTFALLGANGQYVSADWVRRNVAGYQGKSDEAFQKMFKRDRNVLLKIGVPIDSRSSAQGTLYSVHKDSYELPPLELSPEEARVLALAGGMGVAGELSAFARSGWTKLASAGAARADAQPGVGAMGDAGKLSPTTLDRFLQATRSANSISFDHRGSRRRLDPWGLVSHRQRLYMVGFDLDRDAPRSFRATRVTDVTIEGPITHTLDAAEGFTPPGVAIDPSAKLAWIVDSTLRTHMSIVDATLVVRDGTAADLTRWAQRSNKADDHSPEGFSTWTVRGADRVWLCEQALAYCTSVEIIDPPELREHMRTMLQAVADAHAEPLDAPCTNAASSLEARAPQQSKVGERLSDIVRMLSLLPYFDAHPQATAFEAARDLGMTPQQVVTGLERLWCCGPGPVELIDMEQPTFRRVTITDDQGMNRPLRLTRTEAAALLLALDQLSELSGDTAAIRSAATKIRAVADWEQPLATILDRRGSSTNDADDARDLATLNIVRDALDTGYDLECDYYSASKDTTTARRLAPLHLFAVDGAAYVRAWDYDVADTRTFRISRMSHAQVGANPIDRGVIGATTAFDPARPFGFEHSEQLWPTIAHCLIEDSYTWIADFVPMNLTGQTTSAPDGSTLHCARINYTEQQWLTRFILRSGGQARVYAPDTARRQVLEHAHTALKAYTRGFEGNVNLT
- the pafA gene encoding Pup--protein ligase; translated protein: MHRRIMGVETEYGILHTPADPTSARMGPDEVARTLFRPVVEQHASSNIFALNGARLYLDVGSHPEYATPECDSVAQLLVYDRAGDELFNDLSLEAEQRLHAGGLDGQVLLFRNNVDSVGNSYGCHENYLVSRMHVLKTLGTTLLPFLVTRQLIAGAGMISTPLPGARGEHTYEYLLSQRADHVWDGVSSATTRSRPMINTRDEPHADSHLYRRLHVIVGDSTMAEPTTALKICSTLMVLEMLESGWSPRNFELDNGAIKDIARNPRLGLEVQRYYYDAARAFFNDNAQGVQVASREHQTHSPEPLYAYCLDLWGRTLDAIDSGDYSTIDTEIDWVIKLSVIRAYQNKLGLHPEDFTHPQLKQIDLRYHDIRPGRGLARVLESKGRIRRLTDPHEVDRAKTYGPITTRAHLRSRFLHAAVEYDAAVGVEWMRLKVTRPEPKGIELGDPFANDNADVDALIDYMRAPESHG
- a CDS encoding ubiquitin-like protein Pup: MSTKQIHGGGLPNGDDAEATAGQVQANFSTQGVDDILDDIDDLLETNAEEFVRSFVQKGGQ
- a CDS encoding HtaA domain-containing protein encodes the protein MKKFALLTGLSLALTTGAPLLAPTVIMPAAYADQTETIGITPTDGAKQEYDADHLALEWGIRSSFNNYVGGSTHIFDGAKASGKSYLWPYLGTDKNEDGSVSINYGGTVNFMKYCADPEDPQRGACQLDLTLSNPTIKTVPGTGKGMLSVVVHTIDYATKQWSGPERIDFAVVDFDAGRFNQGKTADAELGEVTSWRGVAGALTAAGNQAFSNFYAEHGFVNSLSFSYPGKDALEGTPDGYTVSTVADTTIDFNGAKKILQLKDGNLFVVTSDWGTTKGVVASPDLRTISEGFDVPFDSSNNVVVDTSSGDVIWIKDGTVYAAPVSSAGVGAARELASYPGTATAFASTPAGTYGILSLDGSDAKFTTVTSSGEATTVDLPKSTDVYAKYKLNGNYWDQVYGTTFGGSNIGMQGLNDGTFIFVYDHNLTYGDGEAKRGATPLHISPAKESVAERVSPIEAFEPAFEENNSIRSVVVDDNRIVMYNQYGTAYEKNNSRIVFGHYADGKFTLDAGPGPFGDIAQVAGVGFLEDGNAVIAAQEKSTLYTVDPSTGTVVAKAALGDRMKDTAKHESNTVLVGKDASVYVLDTFVPPNSYDDLTGIKRLVVTKPGEQKDASVPVVTMGDIVEWDNPPAEPPADPKPPADPKPPVDKEPPTGGSSSATPGSIWEKLLGVVAIAGGLATIFGLISTVLKTFAPDLHTKVAAMIAAATKR